Proteins from a genomic interval of Oncorhynchus kisutch isolate 150728-3 linkage group LG28, Okis_V2, whole genome shotgun sequence:
- the kcnj15 gene encoding ATP-sensitive inward rectifier potassium channel 15, translating into MSTKKADFQRRIVSKDGHNQVRIDNVEGMVKLYLHDIWTTVVDMKWRYKLTLFSSTFVMTWFLFGVIFYFIGMGNGDFKGELLSNHTPCIMNVETLTGAFLFSLESQTTIGYGFRYITDECPLAIFVLVVQLVTTGLAEIFVTGAFLAKLARPKKRAETIKFSQSAVICRHDGKLCLMVRVANMRKSLLIQCQLIGKLLSPNVTEEGEKTLIHQTAVDFYMDSCGECPFLILPLTFYHVLDESSPLVGLTAERLRTRDFELLVTLNATMESTAATCQSRTSFVPQEILWGYEFKPVLFSTPSGRYVADFNFFDKVQLSSDPTLLSNNTEKLKLEEVYKKE; encoded by the coding sequence ATGTCCACCAAGAAGGCAGATTTCCAGCGGAGGATTGTCTCCAAGGATGGACACAACCAAGTGCGCATTGACAATGTGGAGGGCATGGTAAAGCTCTATCTCCACGACATCTGGACCACAGTGGTGGACATGAAGTGGCGCTACAAGCTCACACTGTTCTCCTCCACCTTCGTCATGACCTGGTTCCTCTTTGGCGTAATCTTCTACTTCATCGGCATGGGCAACGGTGACTTCAAGGGTGAGCTGCTGTCCAACCACACGCCGTGCATCATGAATGTTGAGACCCTTACCGGCGCCTTCCTCTTCTCCCTGGAGTCGCAGACCACCATTGGCTACGGTTTCCGCTACATTACCGACGAGTGTCCGCTGGCCATCTTCGTCCTGGTGGTCCAGCTGGTCACCACGGGCCTGGCTGAGATCTTCGTGACCGGGGCCTTCCTGGCCAAGCTGGCACGACCCAAGAAGCGGGCCGAGACTATCAAGTTCAGCCAGTCGGCGGTGATCTGCCGGCACGATGGCAAGCTATGTCTGATGGTGCGTGTGGCCAACATGAGGAAAAGCCTGCTGATCCAGTGCCAGCTGATTGGCAAGCTGCTTTCGCCCAACGTGACCGAGGAGGGCGAGAAGACTCTGATCCACCAGACAGCTGTGGACTTCTACATGGACTCATGCGGGGAGTGCCCCTTCCTAATCCTGCCCCTCACATTCTATCACGTGTTGGATGAGAGCAGCCCGCTGGTGGGGCTGACCGCGGAGAGGTTGCGGACGCGCGACTTTGAGCTGCTGGTCACCCTCAACGCCACCATGGAATCCACGGCAGCCACGTGTCAGAGCCGCACATCGTTCGTTCCCCAGGAGATCCTGTGGGGCTACGAGTTCAAGCCCGTGCTCTTCAGCACCCCCAGTGGCCGGTACGTGGCCGACTTTAACTTCTTTGACAAGGTGCAGTTAAGCAGCGACCCGACACTCCTCAGCAACAACACAGAGAAGCTGAAACTGGAGGAGGTGTACAAGAAGGAATAA